The proteins below are encoded in one region of Bacteroidales bacterium:
- a CDS encoding helix-turn-helix domain-containing protein, translated as MLERILLLLKIKNLSPSKFADQIGIQRSSMSHIMSERNQPSLDLVMKILNNFKDISPDWLLMGQGQMLKTAQINLFDDWETKSESNETSNNFQTSDNENILTQSHEILQEKHEGSLQNDKNEPHLRKNEPTFNNKLSISNSAFEINLETEKIVIFYKNNTYKEYYPSK; from the coding sequence ATGCTTGAACGAATTTTATTACTATTAAAAATCAAAAATTTAAGTCCATCAAAATTTGCTGACCAAATTGGAATTCAAAGGTCAAGTATGTCACATATTATGTCCGAGAGAAATCAACCGAGTTTGGATTTGGTTATGAAAATTCTGAACAACTTTAAGGACATTAGCCCTGATTGGCTTCTGATGGGGCAAGGCCAAATGTTAAAAACAGCGCAAATTAATTTATTTGACGACTGGGAGACGAAAAGCGAAAGCAATGAAACATCCAACAATTTTCAAACGTCTGATAATGAGAATATACTTACTCAATCTCATGAAATATTGCAGGAGAAACATGAGGGTTCATTGCAAAATGATAAAAATGAGCCACACTTGCGTAAAAATGAGCCAACATTTAACAATAAACTCAGTATTTCAAATAGCGCCTTTGAAATAAACCTCGAAACTGAAAAAATTGTGATTTTTTATAAAAACAATACTTATAAGGAATACTACCCTTCTAAGTAA
- the ndk gene encoding nucleoside-diphosphate kinase — translation MAGSITLAIIKPEAFSKNKSGKILARITEAGFMPISVKTMKLSLEHAARFYEVHKNKDFYEGLVEFMCSGPIMAVMLQKENAVEDFRKLIGKTNPVDAAEGTIRHDFGTTLRANAIHGSDSDENALKECNFFFAEHERFYLEG, via the coding sequence ATGGCAGGTAGTATAACTTTAGCAATAATAAAACCTGAAGCATTTTCCAAAAACAAATCCGGTAAAATACTTGCACGCATTACCGAAGCAGGTTTTATGCCCATAAGTGTAAAAACTATGAAACTAAGCCTTGAACATGCAGCTAGGTTTTATGAAGTACATAAAAATAAAGATTTTTATGAAGGTTTGGTTGAGTTTATGTGCTCCGGGCCAATTATGGCAGTTATGTTGCAAAAAGAAAATGCAGTGGAAGATTTTCGCAAACTAATAGGCAAAACCAACCCCGTTGACGCTGCTGAAGGCACTATCAGACATGATTTCGGTACTACGTTAAGGGCTAATGCTATTCACGGCTCTGATTCTGACGAAAATGCATTAAAAGAGTGCAACTTTTTCTTTGCAGAACATGAGCGTTTTTACTTAGAAGGGTAG
- a CDS encoding FKBP-type peptidyl-prolyl cis-trans isomerase: MKFLQKISIVFLCLLTFSCGNGNKNANNDVIDPKVYKENLENVNKKLAEKENREIEDYIERHGWDMQKTGTGLRYQIYKKGNGKIPVEKDKVVISFIVNLINGIECYNSKNDGLKLFELGRAEVESGLEEGIKLMHVGDKAKLIIPSHLAFGLLGDENKIPKRATLIYDVELLEIK; the protein is encoded by the coding sequence ATGAAGTTTTTGCAAAAAATCAGCATAGTGTTTTTATGTTTATTAACATTTTCATGCGGTAATGGCAATAAGAATGCAAATAATGATGTGATTGACCCAAAAGTTTATAAAGAAAATCTTGAAAATGTTAATAAGAAACTTGCCGAAAAAGAAAATCGTGAGATAGAAGATTACATAGAAAGGCATGGCTGGGATATGCAGAAAACCGGCACCGGGCTTAGATATCAGATATATAAAAAAGGTAACGGCAAAATACCTGTTGAGAAAGATAAGGTGGTAATAAGCTTTATAGTAAATCTGATTAATGGCATTGAATGTTACAATTCAAAAAATGACGGATTAAAATTGTTTGAACTTGGCAGAGCAGAGGTTGAAAGTGGTTTGGAAGAAGGCATCAAACTAATGCATGTTGGGGATAAAGCCAAACTTATAATTCCTTCGCACCTTGCTTTTGGACTGCTGGGAGACGAAAATAAAATACCCAAACGCGCCACCCTTATTTATGATGTTGAATTGCTCGAAATTAAATAA
- a CDS encoding DHH family phosphoesterase, whose translation MDNTFINRVASLLKKSGQIVILTHHNPDGDAIGSSLALWFYLKKKYKVTVITPNDFPDFYKWMPGVDSIIIGEKNKELSLEILTKADLIFCLDFNTPERVGFLNETLANTKGEKILIDHHLCPSPIFKTAFSQLKTSSTAELVYDFIVAMGDAELIDYEIAVTIYVGIITDTGSFSHSCNFPKTYLAVSRLFEKNIDAAEIQRLVFGNFSESRLRLLGYCLSEKLNILNEYATSYISISLEEKKRFNFQIGDGEGIVNYGLTIKGVRLTALFSETKEYVKLSLRSSGEMDVDKLAREHFGGAGHKNAAGANIYKPLDKAIAQFISLLPLYKNYLTEE comes from the coding sequence TTGGATAATACATTTATAAATCGAGTAGCTTCATTGCTAAAAAAATCCGGACAGATTGTTATTCTTACTCATCATAATCCAGACGGAGATGCAATAGGCTCTTCGCTGGCCTTGTGGTTTTATCTTAAAAAAAAGTACAAGGTAACGGTCATCACCCCTAACGATTTCCCTGACTTTTATAAATGGATGCCCGGTGTTGACAGTATCATTATAGGAGAAAAAAACAAAGAACTGTCACTGGAAATTCTAACAAAAGCTGACCTAATTTTCTGTCTTGATTTTAATACACCCGAGCGGGTTGGGTTTCTTAATGAAACACTTGCAAACACAAAAGGAGAAAAAATTCTGATTGACCACCATTTATGTCCTTCTCCCATATTTAAAACAGCCTTTTCTCAACTTAAAACATCATCTACAGCAGAGTTGGTATATGATTTTATTGTTGCCATGGGAGATGCCGAATTGATTGATTATGAAATTGCCGTAACTATTTATGTTGGCATCATTACTGACACCGGCTCTTTCAGCCACAGCTGCAATTTCCCAAAGACTTACCTGGCGGTTTCCCGCCTTTTCGAAAAAAACATTGATGCTGCAGAAATACAGCGGCTGGTATTTGGGAATTTTTCTGAAAGCCGCCTGCGGCTTTTAGGTTATTGTTTGAGTGAGAAATTGAATATTCTTAACGAATATGCCACATCATATATTTCTATATCCCTGGAAGAAAAAAAACGTTTTAATTTTCAAATTGGCGATGGCGAAGGCATAGTGAATTATGGACTTACCATTAAAGGAGTGAGGCTTACTGCTTTGTTTTCTGAAACTAAAGAATATGTGAAGCTTTCTTTGCGTTCTTCGGGAGAAATGGATGTGGACAAATTGGCAAGAGAGCATTTTGGCGGAGCGGGGCATAAAAATGCTGCCGGCGCTAACATTTATAAGCCTCTTGACAAAGCTATCGCACAATTTATTTCATTGCTGCCGTTATATAAAAATTATCTTACTGAAGAATAA